In one Nocardia tengchongensis genomic region, the following are encoded:
- the narI gene encoding respiratory nitrate reductase subunit gamma, with amino-acid sequence MSSVLWLMLPYIAFTSFVLGHLYRYRTDQFGWTTRSSQIYESRLLKLGSPLFHFGMLGVIGGHVMGVLIPESWTNAIGISEEAYHLVAVSAGSVAGLAVIIGVAILAYRRITVSAVRQATTVNDKIMYVLLTAALVTGLLNTWGSNLLWGTYNYRETVSPWFRSIFTGHPEPDLMVGTPWTFQLHGLVVLALIGFWPYTRLVHMFSAPVGYLVRPYVVYRSKPDKSADKKRYSKAWETPVIPRR; translated from the coding sequence ATGAGCTCCGTGCTCTGGCTGATGCTGCCCTACATCGCCTTCACCTCCTTCGTGCTGGGCCACCTGTACCGCTACCGCACCGACCAATTCGGCTGGACCACACGGTCTTCGCAGATCTACGAGTCGCGGCTGCTGAAGCTGGGCAGCCCGCTGTTCCACTTCGGCATGCTCGGGGTGATCGGCGGGCATGTGATGGGCGTGCTCATCCCGGAGTCGTGGACCAATGCGATCGGCATCTCCGAGGAGGCGTACCACCTGGTCGCGGTCTCCGCGGGATCCGTTGCGGGACTGGCGGTCATCATCGGCGTCGCCATCCTGGCCTACCGCCGCATCACCGTCTCCGCGGTCCGTCAGGCCACCACGGTCAACGACAAGATCATGTACGTCCTGCTGACCGCGGCCCTGGTCACCGGCCTGCTCAACACCTGGGGCAGCAACCTGCTGTGGGGCACCTACAACTACCGCGAGACCGTGTCGCCGTGGTTCCGCAGCATCTTCACCGGGCACCCGGAGCCGGACCTCATGGTCGGCACGCCCTGGACCTTCCAGCTGCACGGGCTGGTCGTGCTCGCGCTCATCGGCTTCTGGCCCTACACCCGCCTGGTGCACATGTTCTCCGCACCGGTCGGCTACCTGGTCCGGCCGTACGTGGTCTACCGCAGCAAGCCCGACAAGTCCGCCGACAAGAAGCGCTACTCGAAGGCCTGGGAAACCCCGGTCATTCCGCGCCGCTGA
- the narJ gene encoding nitrate reductase molybdenum cofactor assembly chaperone yields the protein MSLLKLRRRPEPAVALSDRDRRLVWRLGALLLDYPNAQTLAMLDELDAATAELPDSVRPLLAGFLAHLRDGDPIALAQEYVETFDMRRRASLHLTFYAYGDTRKRGMALLRFKHAYRHAGVELGDEELPDHLPVLLEFAATVDPIGGERLLGEHVPVLELLRLSLSDSGSPYAGVLASVVATLPPVTTADRRRIAELAAQGPPEEEVGLDPFAMDPLAFSGSEARR from the coding sequence ATGAGCCTGCTGAAACTGCGGCGCCGGCCCGAACCGGCCGTCGCCCTGAGCGATCGCGACCGGCGGCTGGTGTGGCGGCTGGGCGCGCTGCTGCTCGACTACCCGAACGCGCAGACCCTGGCCATGCTCGACGAACTCGACGCCGCCACAGCGGAATTGCCGGATTCGGTGCGTCCGCTGCTGGCCGGGTTCCTCGCGCACCTGCGCGACGGCGACCCGATCGCGCTGGCCCAGGAGTACGTCGAGACCTTCGACATGCGCCGCCGGGCCAGCCTGCACCTGACCTTCTACGCCTACGGGGACACCCGCAAGCGCGGGATGGCGCTGCTGCGGTTCAAGCACGCCTACCGCCACGCCGGTGTCGAACTCGGCGACGAGGAACTGCCCGACCACCTGCCCGTGCTGCTCGAATTCGCCGCCACCGTCGACCCCATCGGCGGCGAACGGCTGCTGGGCGAACACGTCCCGGTGCTGGAACTGCTGCGGTTGTCGCTTTCCGACAGCGGATCTCCTTACGCCGGGGTGCTGGCGTCGGTGGTGGCGACCCTGCCACCGGTCACCACCGCCGACCGCCGGCGCATCGCCGAACTCGCCGCCCAGGGCCCGCCGGAGGAGGAGGTCGGCCTCGACCCCTTCGCCATGGACCCGCTCGCCTTCTCCGGATCGGAGGCCCGCCGATGA
- the narH gene encoding nitrate reductase subunit beta, with product MAQLAMVMNLDKCIGCHTCSVTCKQAWTNRSGTEYVWFNNVETRPGQGYPRRYEDQEKWKGGWVRDKRGRLSLKSGSRMKRLLNIFANPDLPTVSDYYDPWSYDYENLLSAPKMDTTPVARPKSLITGEDTNVTWGANWDDSLGSGPEQVGKDPLLAKLSDQVKLEFEETFMFYLPRICEHCLNPSCAAACPSGAIYKRAEDGIVLVDQDKCRGWRQCVTACPYKKIYFNHKTGKAEKCTFCYPRVEVGIPTVCSETCVGRLRYIGVMLYDADKVLEAASVENDQDLYPAQLGVFLNPHDPRVIAEAERAGISPEWIAAAQDSPVYKLIVDYQIALPLHPEYRTMPMVWYVPPLSPVVDTLTQTGHDGENHNNLFGAIDALRIPLEYLAELFTAGEIGPVRAALQRLAGMRSFMRSINLGQEPDLSIPDAVGLEPEEIEAMYRLLAIAKYEHRYVIPSGATSKAHELDSLATGCSLDTDGGPGMTAFDYMAEKFHLTDTNGAAAPEQKSNRINLLNWDGKSTSGLVPTSANGNGAVGNGNGANGNGHHSPAPEPEPVGVESIETEPTGAAR from the coding sequence ATGGCTCAGCTCGCCATGGTCATGAACCTGGACAAGTGCATCGGCTGCCACACCTGCAGCGTCACCTGCAAGCAGGCCTGGACCAACCGCTCCGGCACCGAGTACGTGTGGTTCAACAATGTGGAAACCCGTCCGGGACAGGGTTATCCGCGGCGTTACGAGGACCAGGAGAAGTGGAAGGGCGGGTGGGTCCGCGACAAGCGGGGCCGCCTGAGCCTGAAGTCGGGTTCGCGGATGAAGCGGCTGCTCAACATCTTCGCCAACCCGGACCTGCCCACCGTGTCGGACTACTACGACCCGTGGAGCTACGACTACGAGAACCTGCTCTCGGCCCCGAAGATGGACACCACCCCGGTCGCGCGGCCCAAGTCGCTGATCACCGGTGAGGACACCAATGTCACCTGGGGCGCGAACTGGGACGACTCGCTGGGTTCGGGACCCGAGCAGGTCGGCAAGGATCCGTTGCTGGCCAAGCTGTCCGATCAGGTGAAACTGGAGTTCGAAGAGACCTTCATGTTCTACCTGCCGCGCATCTGCGAGCACTGCCTCAACCCGTCCTGTGCGGCCGCCTGCCCCTCCGGCGCGATCTACAAGCGCGCCGAGGACGGCATCGTGCTCGTCGATCAGGACAAGTGCCGCGGCTGGCGGCAGTGCGTCACCGCCTGCCCGTACAAGAAGATCTACTTCAACCACAAGACGGGCAAAGCGGAGAAATGTACTTTCTGCTACCCGCGCGTGGAGGTCGGCATCCCGACCGTGTGCTCGGAAACCTGTGTCGGACGGCTGCGCTACATCGGCGTCATGCTCTACGACGCCGACAAGGTGCTCGAGGCCGCCTCGGTGGAGAACGACCAGGACCTGTACCCGGCGCAGCTGGGCGTGTTCCTCAACCCGCACGACCCGCGCGTCATCGCCGAGGCCGAACGCGCCGGGATCTCCCCGGAATGGATTGCCGCCGCGCAGGATTCGCCGGTCTACAAGCTGATCGTGGACTACCAGATCGCGCTGCCGCTGCACCCGGAATACCGCACCATGCCGATGGTCTGGTACGTGCCGCCGCTGTCCCCGGTGGTCGACACCCTCACCCAGACCGGCCACGACGGCGAGAACCACAACAACCTCTTCGGCGCCATCGACGCGCTGCGAATTCCGTTGGAGTACTTGGCCGAACTGTTCACCGCCGGTGAGATCGGCCCGGTCCGGGCCGCGCTGCAACGGCTCGCGGGCATGCGGTCGTTCATGCGCTCGATCAACCTGGGCCAGGAGCCCGACCTGTCCATCCCGGACGCGGTCGGCCTGGAACCCGAGGAGATCGAGGCCATGTACCGGCTGCTCGCCATCGCCAAGTACGAGCACCGCTACGTGATCCCCTCCGGCGCGACTTCCAAGGCGCACGAACTGGATTCGCTCGCCACCGGCTGCTCGCTGGACACCGACGGCGGACCCGGCATGACGGCCTTCGACTACATGGCCGAGAAGTTCCACCTGACCGATACCAACGGTGCTGCCGCGCCCGAACAGAAATCCAACCGGATCAACCTGCTCAACTGGGACGGCAAGAGCACCAGCGGGCTGGTGCCCACTTCCGCCAACGGCAACGGCGCCGTCGGTAATGGCAACGGAGCCAATGGAAATGGGCACCACTCCCCCGCGCCCGAACCCGAGCCGGTCGGCGTCGAGTCGATCGAGACCGAACCGACGGGGGCGGCGCGATGA